A genomic region of Govania unica contains the following coding sequences:
- a CDS encoding winged helix-turn-helix transcriptional regulator, giving the protein MGTGSDKAVKEIRACSIWRALELVGDLPTNLILEASFLGVRRFEEFCARTNVLRTLVTSRLKKLTEEGCLDRVQYSTRPPRYEYRLTVKGRALYHNSLMMLRWERKWGRGQGKMTVTLTHNLCGHEFTPEMQCQSCHKDIDPRAVTWKEGPGLAMMPLEYGRRRRQSSSAVARQGPTSLFDDIAQIIGDRSAMLVLRACFTGKQRFEDIREDAQIATNILSDRLKWLVEEEVLRRELYQESPARYRYRLAEKGLDIYPILLELLRWGDGWYALPEGPPLLLFHKPDGHPLNPAVVCSHCKAEIKITEVSFTVTERD; this is encoded by the coding sequence ATGGGGACGGGCAGTGACAAGGCAGTAAAAGAAATCAGGGCCTGCTCCATATGGCGGGCACTTGAACTCGTGGGCGATCTGCCGACCAATCTGATTTTGGAAGCGTCTTTTCTCGGCGTGCGCCGGTTCGAGGAATTCTGTGCGCGCACCAATGTCCTGCGCACGCTGGTGACCAGCCGCCTGAAAAAACTGACCGAGGAAGGCTGTTTGGATCGCGTCCAATATTCGACGCGGCCGCCGCGTTATGAGTATCGGCTGACAGTCAAAGGCCGCGCGCTTTATCATAATTCGCTTATGATGCTGCGTTGGGAACGTAAATGGGGCCGCGGGCAAGGCAAAATGACGGTGACCCTGACCCACAATTTATGCGGTCATGAATTTACCCCGGAAATGCAGTGTCAAAGCTGCCACAAGGACATCGACCCCCGCGCCGTCACCTGGAAAGAGGGACCGGGGCTTGCCATGATGCCGCTTGAATATGGGCGGCGGCGGCGGCAGTCGAGCTCGGCGGTGGCTCGTCAAGGGCCGACCAGCCTGTTTGACGATATCGCCCAGATCATTGGCGATCGCTCGGCTATGCTGGTGCTTCGCGCCTGCTTCACCGGCAAGCAGCGCTTCGAAGATATTCGCGAGGATGCGCAGATCGCCACCAATATCCTGTCCGACCGCCTCAAATGGCTGGTCGAGGAAGAGGTGCTGCGGCGCGAGCTTTATCAGGAAAGCCCTGCCCGTTATCGCTACCGGCTGGCCGAAAAGGGGCTCGATATCTACCCCATCCTGCTTGAGCTGTTGCGCTGGGGCGATGGCTGGTACGCCCTTCCCGAGGGCCCGCCGCTCTTGCTGTTCCATAAGCCCGACGGCCACCCTCTCAATCCCGCAGTGGTCTGTTCCCACTGCAAGGCCGAGATCAAGATCACCGAAGTCTCCTTCACGGTGACGGAACGAGATTAA
- a CDS encoding carotenoid oxygenase family protein yields the protein MRTTIRDVTLLAIDSDSPYLVPPFGPVHAEVTAEDLDIIAGEVPRDLDGVYLRTGPNPRVLASGRPHWFDGDGMIHGAEIRDGRITYRNRWVDTTGLGMELDAGAAIWPGLMSPPDRSLKMAWGSDHFLKDASNTDVAVYQGGAVSTFYQCGDAYRIDARTLETKGTIELPRMGVRSMSAHPKADEQTGELLFFDYDSKPPYMTYGVLAPDGSLRHHVAIDLPGARLPHDMAITENYTILHDLPLFWDPKLLARDIHKVTFYPDMPSRFGIIPRYGKGDSIRWFEADPCYIYHTVNAWEDGDEIVMIACRHMEPEPRRNLGDTEFSRMMAWLRMDATLRRWRFNLKTGEVKEEILDDLNSEFPTINGLMTGRKSRYCYNVTIADHDVLWFDGLIKYDLETGRSDRYRLPEGWMLSESPFAPRKGSRAEDDGYVISYATESASGKSEVLIFDAQNISTGPICRAAVPQRIPPGFHSCWVRGETIPA from the coding sequence ATGCGCACCACAATCCGCGATGTGACCCTGCTTGCGATAGACAGCGACAGCCCCTATCTGGTGCCGCCTTTCGGCCCCGTTCATGCTGAAGTGACCGCCGAGGATCTCGATATTATTGCTGGCGAAGTCCCGCGGGATCTCGATGGCGTCTATCTGCGCACCGGGCCGAACCCGCGTGTGCTTGCAAGCGGACGGCCCCATTGGTTCGACGGCGACGGCATGATCCATGGTGCCGAAATTCGTGACGGCCGCATCACCTACCGCAACCGCTGGGTGGACACCACTGGCCTCGGCATGGAGCTCGACGCGGGCGCAGCCATCTGGCCCGGCCTGATGTCGCCCCCCGACCGCAGCCTCAAGATGGCCTGGGGCTCGGATCATTTCCTCAAGGACGCCTCGAACACCGATGTGGCGGTGTATCAGGGCGGCGCCGTCTCAACCTTCTACCAATGCGGTGACGCCTATCGCATCGATGCCCGCACCCTTGAAACCAAGGGCACCATCGAGCTGCCGCGCATGGGCGTGCGCTCCATGTCGGCGCATCCGAAGGCCGATGAACAGACCGGCGAACTGCTGTTTTTCGATTACGACAGCAAGCCGCCCTATATGACCTATGGCGTGCTGGCCCCGGACGGCTCGCTCCGTCATCATGTGGCGATTGACCTGCCGGGCGCGCGGCTGCCCCATGACATGGCCATCACCGAAAATTACACCATCCTCCATGATCTGCCGCTGTTCTGGGACCCGAAGTTGCTCGCCCGCGACATTCATAAGGTGACGTTCTATCCGGACATGCCAAGCCGCTTCGGCATCATCCCGCGCTATGGCAAGGGCGACAGTATTCGCTGGTTCGAAGCCGATCCCTGCTACATCTATCACACCGTCAATGCCTGGGAGGACGGCGACGAAATCGTCATGATCGCCTGCCGCCATATGGAGCCCGAACCGCGCCGCAATCTGGGCGACACCGAATTTTCCCGCATGATGGCCTGGCTCAGAATGGACGCAACGCTGCGGCGCTGGCGCTTCAACCTCAAGACCGGCGAAGTGAAAGAAGAGATTCTCGACGATCTCAACAGCGAGTTCCCGACCATCAACGGCCTCATGACCGGCCGCAAGTCACGCTATTGCTATAACGTCACCATCGCCGACCACGATGTGCTGTGGTTTGACGGGCTGATCAAATATGACCTTGAGACCGGCCGCTCCGACCGCTATCGCCTGCCCGAGGGCTGGATGCTGAGCGAAAGCCCGTTCGCACCACGCAAAGGCTCACGCGCCGAAGACGACGGCTATGTCATCAGCTACGCCACCGAAAGCGCCAGCGGTAAATCCGAAGTGCTGATTTTCGACGCCCAAAACATCAGCACCGGCCCCATCTGCCGCGCCGCCGTCCCCCAACGCATCCCGCCCGGCTTCCACAGCTGCTGGGTACGCGGGGAGACGATACCGGCGTGA
- a CDS encoding NAD(P)H-dependent flavin oxidoreductase — MTARTRLSEIYRQMTLPVIAAPMFLVSGPDLVLASCRGGVIGSFPFPNSRSIELLDEWLGRINAELAADRAAGRIVAPWAANMVTHRSYDRLDAELELVARHQPPIVITALGGPGPVIPTVHSYGGLVFADVNSVPYAKKAAEAGADGLVLVSSGAGGHTGQMSPFAFVTAVREFFNGIIVLAGSVATGQAVRASEMLGADFAYVGTPFIASSESLANDEYRQMLIDASFEDLVLSNKLTGAYAYYLKASLEKMGLDPANPGAGSAINFGGAQTQIKAWKDVWSAGHGVGSVRDIAPAAALIARLKAEYDRADASHPFLDAKGSRTCAPQSAM; from the coding sequence ATGACCGCACGCACCCGCTTGTCCGAAATCTATCGCCAGATGACCTTGCCGGTCATTGCCGCCCCTATGTTTCTGGTGTCCGGCCCCGATCTGGTGCTGGCCTCCTGCCGGGGCGGCGTCATCGGGTCGTTTCCGTTTCCGAACAGCCGCAGCATCGAGCTGCTCGACGAGTGGCTCGGACGCATCAACGCCGAGCTTGCCGCCGACCGCGCGGCCGGGCGGATCGTCGCGCCCTGGGCCGCCAATATGGTGACGCATCGCTCTTATGACCGGCTGGACGCGGAACTGGAGCTTGTGGCCCGCCATCAGCCGCCCATCGTCATCACCGCGCTTGGCGGACCCGGCCCGGTCATTCCGACCGTGCACAGCTATGGCGGGCTGGTGTTCGCCGACGTCAACAGCGTGCCCTATGCGAAGAAAGCAGCGGAGGCGGGCGCCGACGGGCTCGTGCTTGTCAGTTCCGGGGCCGGTGGACATACCGGGCAGATGTCGCCCTTTGCCTTTGTCACCGCCGTGCGCGAATTTTTTAACGGCATCATCGTGCTCGCCGGATCGGTGGCGACGGGGCAGGCGGTGCGCGCCTCTGAAATGCTCGGGGCCGATTTCGCCTATGTGGGCACGCCCTTCATCGCCAGTTCGGAAAGCCTCGCCAACGACGAATACCGGCAGATGCTGATCGACGCGAGTTTCGAGGATCTGGTGCTCAGCAACAAGCTGACCGGCGCTTATGCCTATTACCTCAAGGCTAGTCTGGAAAAAATGGGCCTCGATCCGGCCAACCCCGGCGCCGGCAGCGCCATCAATTTTGGCGGTGCCCAAACCCAGATCAAGGCCTGGAAAGATGTATGGTCGGCCGGACATGGCGTCGGCAGCGTCCGCGACATCGCCCCGGCAGCCGCCTTGATCGCCCGGCTCAAGGCTGAATATGACCGGGCTGACGCAAGCCATCCCTTTCTTGACGCCAAAGGATCCAGGACATGCGCACCACAATCCGCGATGTGA
- a CDS encoding TonB-dependent receptor, with product MLNFKTSTTITPKTAGKTAGLAALLLGSVLAIPATAAPAEPGSFGTLEEIIVTAQKRAENLQTVPVAISAFSETALAKIGAVGIADIAGRTPNFVMNRKNLVEPQFFIRGVGTNTNSAAGDPTVGIFMDEVYVGRASGAAFDFFDLERVEVLRGPQGTLYGRNTSGGAVNIITKKPSDKPYVKLEGTYGNYNTLELKAVGNAPINDKVFVKLSGLHRSHEGYSTSLINGNDLGKEDNWSGRAQILFQPNDDLRILLSGDYTKDRNGGNARVPYLIFPGATTGYVRAKYPADTDLRDSFANPNSFQNREVYGVYGRIDYDMSFATLTSLSAYRHNELHWFEDLGTPSIPLLLKNDNRANEKSHQFSQELRLTSLPGSKVNWVTGLFYFDEKVSRNDNYVTSFLLVPAAGGDVTFFQDVTSKSYAAFGQMTYPFTETLSVTGGLRWTHDKKDAFQAATNNTNNPTSGIPLFPNGPYAVPAEHSWSALTGRLALEYKDADGPLLYASVSRGYKSGIYASQNNVIANVGIPLPPEHSWTYEAGIKSDWLDNRLRFNATGFYTDYRALQLYRLDSSLRLITFSSNAKIYGAEIETSALLTDNLEIGANGSFLHTEITTGEFKNNQLARAPKWNTSLYAALTFPVPSGDLSLRTDFRWTSKYYFEPTNARETKIDSISLFDARLTYTHEASGVQVAVWGKNLGNRDVPTHIIPFLGNGYAVFDAPRTFGVTLNYKWGE from the coding sequence ATGCTGAACTTCAAGACATCGACCACCATCACGCCAAAGACTGCGGGGAAGACTGCGGGATTGGCCGCACTCCTTCTTGGGAGCGTGCTTGCCATCCCGGCAACGGCTGCGCCAGCTGAACCGGGGTCCTTCGGAACCCTTGAGGAAATCATCGTCACGGCCCAGAAACGCGCCGAAAACCTGCAAACCGTTCCCGTCGCCATCAGCGCCTTCAGCGAAACCGCTCTCGCCAAGATCGGCGCGGTCGGTATCGCCGACATCGCCGGGCGCACCCCCAACTTCGTCATGAACCGCAAGAATCTGGTGGAGCCGCAATTTTTTATTCGCGGCGTCGGCACCAATACCAATTCAGCGGCGGGGGATCCCACCGTCGGCATCTTCATGGACGAAGTCTATGTGGGCCGGGCGAGCGGTGCGGCTTTCGACTTTTTCGATCTTGAACGGGTTGAAGTGCTGCGCGGGCCGCAGGGCACCCTTTATGGCCGCAACACCTCGGGCGGGGCGGTCAACATCATCACCAAGAAGCCATCGGACAAACCTTACGTGAAGCTTGAGGGCACCTACGGCAATTACAACACCCTTGAACTGAAAGCCGTAGGTAACGCCCCCATCAATGACAAGGTCTTTGTCAAGCTATCCGGTCTCCATCGCTCTCATGAAGGCTATTCAACAAGCCTTATCAACGGCAATGATCTCGGCAAGGAAGACAATTGGAGCGGACGGGCACAGATCCTGTTTCAACCGAACGACGACCTCAGGATCCTGCTCTCGGGCGATTACACCAAGGACCGCAACGGCGGCAACGCCCGCGTGCCCTATCTGATCTTTCCCGGCGCAACGACCGGCTACGTGCGCGCCAAATACCCGGCCGATACCGACCTCCGCGATTCATTCGCCAATCCAAACAGCTTCCAGAATCGCGAGGTCTATGGCGTCTATGGCCGTATCGATTACGACATGAGCTTCGCCACTCTGACCTCGCTCTCCGCCTACCGGCATAACGAGCTGCACTGGTTCGAGGATCTCGGTACGCCGTCCATTCCGCTCCTGCTTAAAAATGACAACAGGGCGAATGAAAAATCCCATCAGTTCAGCCAGGAGTTACGCCTGACCTCGCTGCCGGGCAGCAAGGTCAACTGGGTCACCGGACTGTTCTATTTCGATGAAAAGGTCAGTCGCAACGACAATTATGTCACCAGCTTCCTGCTGGTGCCTGCGGCGGGCGGCGATGTAACCTTCTTCCAGGACGTGACATCGAAAAGCTATGCCGCCTTCGGGCAGATGACCTATCCGTTCACCGAAACCCTGAGTGTGACCGGTGGCCTGCGTTGGACCCATGACAAAAAGGACGCCTTCCAGGCGGCCACCAACAATACGAACAACCCCACTTCAGGCATTCCGCTGTTTCCGAATGGTCCTTATGCCGTCCCGGCTGAACATAGCTGGAGCGCGCTGACCGGACGTCTCGCCCTTGAATATAAAGACGCTGACGGCCCGCTCCTTTATGCGAGTGTGAGCCGTGGATATAAATCGGGCATCTATGCAAGCCAGAACAATGTCATCGCCAATGTCGGCATTCCCTTGCCGCCCGAGCATTCCTGGACCTATGAAGCCGGCATCAAGAGCGACTGGCTTGACAACCGGCTGCGCTTCAATGCCACGGGCTTTTATACCGACTATCGGGCCCTGCAATTGTACCGGCTTGACTCCTCATTGCGCCTGATCACCTTCAGCTCCAACGCTAAAATTTATGGCGCGGAAATCGAAACAAGCGCTCTCCTGACCGATAATCTCGAAATCGGCGCCAATGGATCCTTCCTCCACACCGAAATCACCACTGGCGAATTCAAGAACAATCAACTGGCCCGGGCTCCGAAATGGAACACCAGCCTCTATGCCGCGCTCACCTTCCCGGTCCCGAGCGGCGACCTCAGTCTGCGCACCGATTTTCGCTGGACGAGCAAATATTACTTCGAGCCCACCAATGCGCGGGAAACCAAAATCGACAGCATCAGTCTGTTTGACGCCCGCCTCACCTACACCCATGAGGCGAGCGGCGTTCAGGTGGCGGTCTGGGGCAAAAACCTCGGCAACAGGGATGTGCCCACGCATATCATTCCCTTCCTCGGCAATGGCTATGCCGTGTTCGATGCCCCGCGCACCTTTGGCGTGACTCTGAATTATAAATGGGGGGAATGA
- a CDS encoding 2-hydroxychromene-2-carboxylate isomerase has translation MTQKTTRTIDFFFDFSSAYSYVALGKLDAFEAARDVSFVWRPFSLGVVFKETGGSPAKSDSLKGRYITRDVERSAGEIGLPYVWPQPFPFNSIPAARAFYAIAETDPRMAQLFARAVFAASYGLGKDLSDADQILGVVAELGLDREDMAGRMGGDQARAKLKAVTDEALRLGIFGAPMFLAEGELFWGADRLDQLGHWLDRGGW, from the coding sequence ATGACGCAGAAAACGACCCGGACGATCGATTTCTTTTTTGATTTTTCCTCGGCTTATTCCTATGTGGCGCTCGGCAAACTTGATGCTTTTGAGGCGGCGCGTGACGTGAGCTTCGTCTGGCGGCCATTTTCGCTTGGGGTCGTGTTTAAGGAAACCGGCGGTTCGCCGGCAAAGTCCGACAGCTTGAAGGGCCGCTATATCACCCGGGATGTGGAGCGGTCAGCTGGTGAGATCGGCCTGCCGTATGTCTGGCCGCAGCCTTTCCCGTTCAATAGCATTCCCGCCGCACGGGCATTTTATGCCATTGCAGAGACCGATCCCCGTATGGCGCAGCTTTTTGCCCGCGCGGTCTTTGCGGCGAGTTATGGCCTCGGCAAGGATCTGAGCGATGCAGATCAGATCCTTGGGGTCGTGGCCGAACTTGGCCTTGATCGCGAGGATATGGCGGGCCGCATGGGTGGCGATCAGGCGCGGGCCAAGCTCAAGGCCGTGACCGATGAGGCACTGCGGCTTGGCATCTTCGGCGCTCCCATGTTCCTCGCCGAGGGCGAATTGTTCTGGGGCGCTGACCGGCTTGATCAGCTCGGTCACTGGCTCGATCGCGGCGGTTGGTGA
- a CDS encoding MipA/OmpV family protein yields the protein MYRDRVPVITPTGLCLASVISAFTLSIVLPGQAAAGNRFRSRPDTHQQVQNILDTLFPNEGLVPGLSGSVGVATSFTPEYRGSGSYHLAVLPLVRLNYKNYVRLSGTTLKVNAFTHEGLRTGILVRYIPGRNNTRSPALHGLDRIDSTVGVGPYVEYRRGHLLLSTDWTHALGAGQGDTLNFSATSGLYQSPDRKFGLQGAISTSIATARHIRTNFGVTHSEAWHSSGRFPDYNPNGGLFDVSVSLGGQYKITEHWGAGQFLELKRLLGDATNSPLVRDVSSLQLSGGVGVYYKF from the coding sequence ATGTACCGAGACCGCGTGCCCGTTATCACTCCGACCGGTTTATGTCTTGCCTCTGTAATCTCCGCCTTCACTTTGAGTATTGTCCTTCCCGGCCAAGCCGCGGCCGGCAATCGTTTTCGCAGCCGCCCTGACACCCACCAGCAGGTGCAGAATATCCTCGACACCCTCTTTCCCAATGAAGGACTGGTCCCCGGACTGAGCGGCTCCGTCGGCGTCGCCACCAGCTTCACCCCCGAATACAGGGGCAGTGGCAGCTATCATCTGGCCGTTCTGCCGCTCGTCCGGCTCAATTACAAAAACTATGTCCGCCTGAGCGGCACGACGCTCAAGGTCAATGCCTTTACCCATGAGGGTCTGCGGACGGGGATCCTGGTCCGCTATATTCCCGGACGCAACAATACCCGGTCCCCGGCGCTCCATGGCCTCGACAGGATCGACAGCACGGTGGGGGTCGGCCCCTATGTTGAATATCGTAGGGGCCACCTGCTGTTAAGCACGGATTGGACCCATGCCCTTGGCGCCGGTCAGGGCGACACGCTCAATTTCTCTGCAACCTCCGGTCTTTATCAAAGTCCGGACCGTAAATTCGGTCTTCAGGGTGCGATCAGCACCTCGATCGCCACAGCCCGGCATATCCGCACCAATTTCGGCGTGACACACAGTGAAGCCTGGCATTCCTCGGGGCGCTTTCCAGACTATAACCCGAATGGCGGTCTGTTTGACGTCTCGGTCAGCCTGGGCGGGCAATATAAAATCACGGAACACTGGGGCGCTGGCCAGTTTCTCGAGCTCAAACGCCTGCTCGGCGATGCCACCAACAGCCCCCTTGTCAGAGACGTCTCCTCTTTGCAGCTGAGCGGCGGCGTCGGAGTTTATTATAAATTCTAA
- a CDS encoding RrF2 family transcriptional regulator, with protein sequence MISQKAKYALRALLALAKASERAAAGEPGILLISEIAEAQNIPKKFLEQILLDLKHDGLVASRRGKQGGYVLLKNPEDITFGRVMRLIDGPMAPLPCLSRMAYRRCEDCNDEATCAIRKVFAEAYDATAEVLDRATVADALKGADAGVLLDS encoded by the coding sequence GTGATCTCTCAAAAAGCGAAATATGCGTTGAGGGCTCTGCTCGCTTTGGCGAAGGCGAGCGAGAGGGCTGCTGCGGGCGAACCCGGCATCCTGTTGATTTCCGAAATCGCAGAAGCTCAGAATATCCCCAAGAAATTTCTCGAACAGATCTTGCTTGATCTCAAACATGATGGTCTGGTGGCCAGCCGGCGCGGCAAGCAGGGCGGCTATGTACTGTTGAAAAACCCGGAAGACATCACGTTCGGTCGCGTCATGCGCCTCATTGACGGACCCATGGCGCCCTTGCCCTGTCTGAGCCGCATGGCCTATCGCCGTTGCGAGGATTGCAATGACGAGGCGACCTGCGCCATCCGCAAGGTCTTTGCCGAGGCCTATGACGCCACGGCCGAAGTGCTTGACCGCGCCACCGTCGCCGACGCCCTCAAAGGTGCCGACGCCGGGGTCCTGCTGGACTCCTGA
- a CDS encoding MaoC family dehydratase has product MVYSFEDMTVGQNFECGEYAVTREEILEFAEKYDPQPIHVNEAAAAKTMYGSLIASGWHTCGIAMRLMCDSFLNQSTGIGSPGIDEIRFLRPVRPGDVLRVSFDVLETAPSRSKPDRGTIKHKAFVMNQKDEMVLTMVAMTMMRRRQISD; this is encoded by the coding sequence ATGGTTTACAGTTTCGAGGATATGACAGTCGGGCAGAATTTCGAATGCGGCGAATATGCGGTCACGCGTGAGGAAATCCTTGAATTTGCTGAGAAATATGACCCGCAGCCAATCCATGTGAACGAAGCCGCCGCCGCCAAGACCATGTATGGCAGCCTGATCGCCAGCGGCTGGCATACCTGCGGCATCGCCATGCGGCTGATGTGCGACAGCTTTCTCAATCAATCGACCGGCATCGGCTCGCCCGGAATCGATGAAATCCGCTTTCTGCGCCCGGTGCGGCCGGGGGACGTGCTCAGGGTATCGTTCGATGTGCTTGAAACCGCACCCTCGCGCTCGAAACCCGATCGCGGGACGATCAAGCACAAAGCCTTCGTCATGAACCAGAAAGATGAAATGGTTCTGACCATGGTGGCCATGACCATGATGCGGCGGCGGCAAATTTCCGATTGA
- the ychF gene encoding redox-regulated ATPase YchF, translated as MGFKCGIVGLPNVGKSTLFNALTSTAAAAAANYPFCTIEPNVGQVPLPDPRIDILAKIAGSAQILPTQLGFVDIAGLVRGASKGEGLGNQFLANIREVDAIIHVLRCFEDDDITHVDGKIDPIADAETVETELMLADLDSLERRHTAAAKKAKGGDKDAKLQADLMDRILTALKDGKPARVVTPENADETKAYRELQLLTSKPVLYVCNVEESSAAAGNSMSERVFAFAKSEGNGAVVICAAIESEIALLDSAEEKQEFLAASGLDETGLSRVIRAGYDLLGLITYFTVGPKEARAWTIPQGTKAPAAAGVIHTDFEHGFIRAETIAYADYVALNGEQGAKDAGKMRLEGKEYVVADGDVMHFRFNT; from the coding sequence ATGGGGTTCAAATGCGGCATCGTCGGATTGCCCAATGTCGGCAAATCAACGCTCTTCAACGCGCTGACCAGCACCGCAGCGGCGGCGGCAGCCAATTATCCCTTCTGCACCATCGAACCGAACGTCGGCCAGGTGCCGCTGCCCGACCCCCGCATTGATATTCTGGCGAAAATCGCCGGATCAGCCCAGATTCTGCCGACCCAGCTTGGCTTTGTCGACATCGCCGGTCTGGTGCGTGGAGCCTCGAAGGGCGAAGGGCTCGGCAACCAGTTCCTCGCCAATATCCGCGAAGTGGATGCCATCATCCATGTGCTGCGCTGTTTCGAAGATGACGACATCACCCATGTGGACGGCAAAATCGACCCGATCGCCGACGCCGAGACGGTGGAAACCGAACTGATGCTGGCCGATCTCGACAGCCTGGAGCGCCGTCATACGGCCGCTGCGAAAAAAGCCAAGGGCGGCGACAAGGACGCCAAATTGCAGGCCGACCTGATGGACCGCATCCTGACCGCGCTTAAGGACGGCAAGCCCGCCCGCGTGGTCACGCCCGAAAACGCAGACGAAACCAAAGCCTACCGTGAACTGCAGCTTTTGACCTCGAAGCCCGTGCTTTATGTCTGCAATGTCGAGGAAAGCTCCGCCGCCGCAGGCAACAGCATGTCGGAACGCGTGTTCGCCTTCGCCAAGTCTGAAGGCAACGGCGCCGTGGTCATCTGCGCCGCCATCGAGTCCGAGATTGCGCTTCTCGACAGTGCGGAGGAAAAACAGGAATTCCTCGCCGCCTCGGGCCTTGATGAAACCGGCCTGAGCCGGGTCATCCGCGCCGGATATGATCTTCTCGGCCTCATCACCTATTTCACCGTCGGCCCCAAGGAAGCCCGCGCCTGGACCATTCCGCAGGGCACCAAGGCTCCGGCCGCTGCAGGCGTCATCCATACGGATTTCGAACATGGCTTCATCCGCGCCGAAACCATCGCCTATGCCGATTATGTGGCCCTGAATGGCGAGCAGGGCGCCAAGGACGCCGGAAAAATGCGCCTCGAAGGCAAAGAATATGTTGTCGCCGACGGCGACGTCATGCATTTTCGCTTTAATACATGA
- the pth gene encoding aminoacyl-tRNA hydrolase yields MLLVVGLGNPGAQYAYNRHNIGFLAVDDIVHRHNFSPWRQRFSALVAEGRLGAEKAIVMKPMTFMNRSGQAVGAAMQFYKLDPADVIVIHDELDLLPGQVKVKRGGGAGGHNGLRDIDAHIGRDYLRVRLGIGHPGHRDRVTGFVLSDFSRADEDWLDPLIEAVAALAPVLPENDGAKFTSELALRYRHPAASAAKTTSD; encoded by the coding sequence ATGCTGCTAGTGGTCGGCCTCGGCAATCCCGGCGCGCAATATGCCTATAACCGGCATAACATCGGTTTTTTGGCGGTGGACGATATCGTCCACCGCCATAACTTTTCGCCCTGGCGGCAACGGTTTTCGGCTCTTGTGGCCGAAGGCCGTCTCGGCGCGGAAAAAGCCATCGTCATGAAGCCCATGACCTTCATGAACCGATCCGGCCAGGCGGTCGGCGCGGCCATGCAGTTCTATAAGCTTGATCCGGCCGACGTCATCGTCATCCATGACGAACTCGATCTGTTGCCCGGACAGGTCAAGGTCAAGCGCGGTGGCGGCGCGGGCGGTCACAACGGCCTTCGGGACATCGACGCCCATATCGGACGCGATTATCTCCGGGTCAGGCTTGGCATCGGCCATCCCGGCCATCGTGATCGTGTGACCGGCTTTGTGCTGTCGGATTTCTCCCGCGCGGACGAAGACTGGCTCGACCCGTTGATCGAAGCGGTGGCGGCGCTTGCGCCCGTCCTGCCCGAGAACGACGGGGCCAAATTCACCAGTGAACTCGCGCTTCGATACCGCCACCCGGCGGCAAGCGCGGCCAAAACCACATCAGACTGA
- a CDS encoding 50S ribosomal protein L25/general stress protein Ctc, with protein sequence MSETQVLKAALRTKLGKGASRASRRAEYIPAVVYGNKKDAVSISVFRNDLVKVINRGNFFSNTLDLEIDGKKERVLPRDIQLHPVTDWPLHVDFLRLSSDAMIAIAIPVTFINQETSPGLKRGGVLNIVRHEVELNCPANAILAEIVVDLAGLDIGHTIHFSAVTLPAGVTPVITDRDFTIATLQAPSGLKSEEAAAAEA encoded by the coding sequence ATGTCAGAAACTCAAGTTCTCAAAGCCGCCCTCCGTACCAAACTCGGTAAGGGCGCCTCGCGCGCATCGCGCCGCGCCGAATATATCCCGGCCGTCGTCTATGGTAACAAGAAAGACGCCGTGTCGATTTCGGTGTTCCGCAACGACCTCGTAAAGGTCATCAATCGCGGCAATTTCTTTTCGAACACCCTCGATCTCGAAATCGACGGCAAGAAAGAACGCGTTCTGCCGCGTGACATTCAGCTGCACCCGGTCACCGATTGGCCGCTGCATGTGGATTTCCTGCGCCTGTCGAGCGATGCAATGATCGCCATCGCCATCCCGGTGACCTTCATCAACCAGGAAACCTCTCCTGGCCTGAAGCGTGGCGGCGTACTCAACATCGTGCGTCATGAAGTCGAACTGAACTGCCCGGCCAACGCCATTCTCGCCGAAATCGTCGTTGACCTTGCCGGTCTCGACATTGGCCACACCATTCATTTCAGCGCAGTCACCCTGCCGGCTGGCGTGACCCCGGTCATCACCGACCGCGATTTCACCATCGCCACCCTGCAGGCTCCGAGCGGCCTGAAGTCGGAAGAAGCAGCCGCGGCTGAAGCCTAA